A window from Symphalangus syndactylus isolate Jambi chromosome 22, NHGRI_mSymSyn1-v2.1_pri, whole genome shotgun sequence encodes these proteins:
- the LOC129472252 gene encoding uncharacterized protein isoform X2, whose protein sequence is MGFLPPFQAGETPWGRADGQFSTLPKKGSSRLSLRSWRQEQGRAVSPQAPPRPPCRGSWQWRCWLGSTDLRPRLGPEMPGASAWARWGDFGSPECKLCHFEGPRQAPQPPVHRGCCGDDAQGRSRWRTWGLTRSWLQTLRRHAQAGPLLSGAMASHRHVPTPLCEPPTGPPTGVPL, encoded by the exons ATgggcttccttcctccctttcaggCAGGTGAGACACCGTGGGGCCGTGCAGACGGCCAGTTCTCGACTTTGCCTAAAAAAGGAAGCAGCAGGCTGAGTCTGAGGAGCTGGCGGCAGGAACAAGGGAGAGCTGTGTCCCCGCAggcgcccccccgccccccctgCCGGGGATCTTGGCAGTGGAGGTGCTGGCTGGGCTCCACAGACCTCAGGCCTCGGCTGGGACCAGAAATGCCTGGTGCTTCCGCCTGGGCCCGGTGGGGGGACTTTGGGTCTCCAGAGTGCAAGCTGTGCCACTTCGAGGGGCCTCGCCAGGCCCCCCAGCCCCCAGTACACAGGGGCTGCTGTGGAGATGACGCTCAAGGCCGCAGCCGCTGGAGGACCTGGGGTCTGACCAGAAGCTGGCTGCAGACCCTGCGGAGGCACGCCCAG GCCGGGCCTCTGCTCTCCGGGGCTATGGCCTCCCACAGGCACGTTCCTACACCCCTCTGTGAACCGCCCACAGGCCCCCCCACAGGTGTTCCTCTGTGA
- the LOC129472252 gene encoding collagen alpha-1(XI) chain-like isoform X1, with the protein MPTAAVTLGAGVPAARPKRTPGAGGGTKKTRPDPGFTLATALEAGRPGLCSPGLWPPTGTFLHPSVNRPQAPPQVFLCELVGQLGLGFAAPCLQPPWRCGASGWAWEAGNTFGNSRLRQLWTEEPAQQPREPLRSASPPPPGPAVVFMAPGPGGSSAKSFPGELSSSTPSGGQSQPRQEGKEGSRGPGEAILAAWPLAWLLSDRERHQSRTRMEAGKPRDFCWTRPSHTPGCAQGHGMSRDPGHRLSLDPGPRRSPDLAGHSLSPAGNMMY; encoded by the exons ATGCCCACCGCTGCTGTGACTCTGGGTGCTGGTGTCCCTGCAGCCAGGCCCAAGAGAACCCCAGGGGCTGGCGGTGGCACCAAAAAAACACGTCCAGACCCTGGTTTCACCTTGGCCACAGCGCTGGAGGCGGGTAG GCCGGGCCTCTGCTCTCCGGGGCTATGGCCTCCCACAGGCACGTTCCTACACCCCTCTGTGAACCGCCCACAGGCCCCCCCACAGGTGTTCCTCTGTGAGCTGGTCGGGCAGCTGGGGCTGGGCTTCGCTGCTCCGTGCCTTCAACCTCCCTGGCGGTGCGGGGCCTCAGGGTGGGCCTGGGAAGCTGGAAACACCTTTGGAAACAGCCGCCTGAGGCAGCTGTGGACAGAAGAGCCTGCCCAGCAGCCAAGGGAGCCTCTCCGctcagcctccccacccccaccaggcccagctgttGTTTTCATGGCTCCGGGACCAGGCGGATCCTCAGCCAAGAGCTTCCCAGGAGAGCTCTCATCTTCAACCCCTAGTGGCGGCCAGAGCCAGCCCaggcaggaggggaaggaaggcagCCGCGGCCCGGGGGAAGCCATCCTGGCAGCTTGGCCACTGGCCTGGCTCCTGTCTGACCGGGAAAGGCATCAAAGCCGGACTCGGATGGAGGCTGGAAAACCCCGAGACTTCTGCTGGACTCGACCCAGCCACACACCAGGCTGTGCTCAAGGCCACGGAATGAGCCGCGACCCTGGTCACAGGCTGAGCCTTGACCCTGGCCCCAGACGGAGCCCAGACCTTGCTGGTCACAGTCTGAGCCCTGCTGGCAATATGATGTACTAG
- the ANKRD65 gene encoding ankyrin repeat domain-containing protein 65 isoform X1, which produces MDSQRPEPREEEEEEQELRWMELDSEEALGTRTEGRSVFQGWGHLLQAVWRGPAGLVMQLLRQGASVEDRDHAGRTPLHLAVLRGHAPLVRLLLQRGAPVGAVDRAGRTALHEAAWHGHSRVAELLLQRGASAAARSGTGLTPLHWAAALGHTLLAARLLEAPGPGPAAAEAEDARGWTAAHWAAAGGRLAVLELLAAGGAGLDGALLVAAAAGRGAALRFLLARGARVDARDGAGATALGLAAALGRSQDIEVLLGHGADPGIRDRHGRSALHRAAAGGHLPTVQLLVTQGAKVDARDTLGLTPLHHASREGHVEVAGCLLDRGAQVDATGWLRKTPLHLAAERGHGPTVGLLLSRGASPTLRTQWAKVAQMPEGHLPQELPELGGGQKECEGTEPTG; this is translated from the exons ATGGACTCCCAGAGGCCTGagcccagagaggaggaggaggaggaacaggaACTGCGGTGGATGGAGCTGGACTCCGAAGAGGCCCTGGGAACCAGGACAGAGGGGCGTAGTGTCTTCCAGGGCTGGGGGCACCTGCTCCAGGCCGTGTGGAGGGGCCCTGCAGGCCTGGTGATGCAGCTGCTGCGGCAAGGGGCCAGCGTGGAGGACAG GGACCACGCAGGCCGGACCCCGCTCCACTTAGCCGTGCTGCGGGGCCACGCGCCCCTGGTGCGTCTCCTGCTGCAGCGAGGGGCCCCGGTGGGCGCGGTGGACCGGGCGGGGCGCACTGCGCTGCACGAGGCCGCCTGGCACGGGCACTCGCGGGTGGCCGAGCTGCTGCTGCAGCGCGGGGCCTCGGCAGCGGCGCGCTCCGGGACGGGGCTCACGCCGCTGCACTGGGCCGCTGCCCTGGGCCACACGCTGCTGGCCGCGCGCCTGCTGGAGGCTCCGGGCCCGGGACCCGCGGCGGCGGAGGCGGAGGACGCGCGCGGCTGGACGGCGGCGCACTGGGCGGCCGCGGGCGGGCGGCTGGCCGTGCTGGAGCTGCTGGCGGCCGGCGGCGCGGGCCTGGACGGCGCCCTGCTCGTGGCTGCCGCTGCGGGGCGCGGGGCGGCGCTGCGCTTCCTTCTGGCGCGCGGGGCGCGGGTGGACGCCCGGGATGGCGCGGGCGCCACAGCGCTGGGTCTGGCGGCCGCCCTAGGCCGCTCCCAG GACATTGAGGTGCTGCTGGGCCACGGGGCAGACCCAGGCATTAGGGACAGGCATGGCCGCTCCGCGCTGCACAGGGCTGCTGCTGGGGGACACCTGCCCACCGTCCAGCTGCTGGTCACCCAGGGGGCTAAGGTGGATGCGCGGGACACCCTGGGCCTCACACCCCTGCACCACGCTTCTCGGGAAGGCCACGTGGAGGTTGCCGGCTGCCTCCTGGACAGGGGTGCCCAGGTGGATGCTACCGGCTGGCTCCGAAAGACCCCCCTACACCTGGCTGCAGAGCGAGGGCATGGCCCTACCGTGGGGCTTCTGCTGAGCCGAGGGGCCAGCCCCACCCTGCGGACGCAGTGGGCCAAGGTGGCCCAGATGCCTGAGGGGCACCTGCCCCAGGAGCTGCCAGAACTTGGAGGGGGGCAGAAGGAGTGTGAGGGCACAGAGCCCACGGGCTGA
- the VWA1 gene encoding von Willebrand factor A domain-containing protein 1, translating to MLPWTALGLALSLRLALARSGAERGPPASAPQGDLMFLLDSSASVSHYEFSRVREFVGQLVAPLPLGTGALRASLVHVGSRPYTEFPFGQHSSGKAAQDAVRASAQRMGDTHTGLALVYAKEQLFAEASGARPGVPKVLVWVTDGGSSDPVGPPMQELKDLGVTVFIVNTGRGNFLELSAAASAPAEKHLHFVDVDDLHIIVQELRGFILDAMRPQQLHATEITSSGFRLAWPPLLTADSGYYVLELVPSAQPGAARRQQLPGNATDWTWAGLDPDTDYDVALVPESNVRLLRPQNLRVRTRPREAGPGSSGPESGAGPAPTQLAALPAPEEAGPERIVISHARPRSLRVSWAPALGSAAALGYHVQFGPLGGGAAQRVEVPAGRNCTTLQGLAPGTAYLVTVTAAFRSGRESALSAKACTPDGQRPRPRPVPRAPTPGTTSREP from the exons ATGCTCCCCTGGACGGCGCTCGGCCTGGCCCTGAGCTTGCGGCTGGCGCTGGCGCGGAGCGGCGCCGAGCGCG GTCCACCAGCATCAGCCCCCCAAGGGGACCTGATGTTCCTGCTGGACAGCTCGGCCAGCGTCTCTCACTACGAGTTCTCCCGGGTTCGGGAGTTTGTGGGGCAGCTGGTGGCTCCACTGCCCCTGGGCACCGGGGCCCTGCGTGCCAGCCTGGTGCACGTGGGCAGTCGGCCGTACACCGAGTTCCCCTTCGGCCAGCACAGCTCGGGCAAGGCTGCCCAGGATGCGGTGCGCGCTTCGGCCCAGCGCATGGGCGACACCCACACTGGCCTGGCACTGGTGTATGCCAAGGAACAGCTGTTTGCTGAAGCATCaggtgcccggccaggggtgcccaaagtgctggtgtgggTGACAGATGGCGGCTCCAGCGACCCTGTGGGGCCCCCCATGCAGGAGCTCAAGGACCTGGGCGTCACCGTGTTCATTGTCAACACCGGCCGAGGCAACTTCCTGGAGCTGTCAGCCGCTGCCTCAGCCCCTGCCGAGAAGCACCTGCACTTTGTGGATGTGGATGACCTGCACATCATTGTCCAAGAGCTGAGGGGCTTCATTCTCG ACGCGATGCGGCCGCAGCAGCTCCATGCCACGGAGATCACCTCCAGCGGCTTCCGCCTGGCCTGGCCACCCCTGCTGACAGCAGACTCAGGCTACTATGTGCTGGAGCTGGTGCCCAGTGCCCAGCCGGGGGCTGCGAGACGCCAGCAGCTGCCAGGGAACGCCACGGACTGGACCTGGGCCGGCCTCGACCCGGACACAGACTACGACGTGGCGCTAGTGCCTGAGTCCAACGTGCGCCTCCTGAGGCCCCAGAACCTGCGGGTGCGCACGCGGCCCCGTGAGGCAGGGCCGGGGTCTTCGGGCCCGGAGTCGGGGGCTGGGCCGGCCCCCACGCAGCTCGCCGCCCTCCCCGCCCCAGAGGAGGCCGGGCCGGAGCGCATCGTCATCTCCCACGCCCGGCCGCGCAGCCTCCGCGTGAGCTGGGCCCCAGCGCTGGGCTCAGCCGCGGCGCTCGGCTACCACGTGCAGTTCGGGCCGCTAGGGGGCGGGGCGGCGCAGCGGGTGGAGGTACCCGCGGGCCGCAACTGCACCACGCTGCAGGGCCTGGCGCCGGGCACCGCCTACCTGGTGACCGTGACCGCCGCCTTCCGCTCGGGCCGCGAGAGCGCGCTGTCCGCCAAGGCCTGCACGCCCGACGGCCAGCGCCCGCGCCCACGCCCCGTGCCCCGCGCCCCAACACCGGGGACCACGAGCCGTGAACCGTAA
- the ANKRD65 gene encoding ankyrin repeat domain-containing protein 65 isoform X2: MDSQRPEPREEEEEEQELRWMELDSEEALGTRTEGRSVFQGWGHLLQAVWRGPAGLVMQLLRQGASVEDRTLRCCWATGQTQALGTGMAAPRCTGLLLGDTCPPSSCWSPRGLRWMRGTPWASHPCTTLLGKATWRLPAASWTGVPRWMLPAGSERPPYTWLQSEGMALPWGFC, translated from the exons ATGGACTCCCAGAGGCCTGagcccagagaggaggaggaggaggaacaggaACTGCGGTGGATGGAGCTGGACTCCGAAGAGGCCCTGGGAACCAGGACAGAGGGGCGTAGTGTCTTCCAGGGCTGGGGGCACCTGCTCCAGGCCGTGTGGAGGGGCCCTGCAGGCCTGGTGATGCAGCTGCTGCGGCAAGGGGCCAGCGTGGAGGACAG GACATTGAGGTGCTGCTGGGCCACGGGGCAGACCCAGGCATTAGGGACAGGCATGGCCGCTCCGCGCTGCACAGGGCTGCTGCTGGGGGACACCTGCCCACCGTCCAGCTGCTGGTCACCCAGGGGGCTAAGGTGGATGCGCGGGACACCCTGGGCCTCACACCCCTGCACCACGCTTCTCGGGAAGGCCACGTGGAGGTTGCCGGCTGCCTCCTGGACAGGGGTGCCCAGGTGGATGCTACCGGCTGGCTCCGAAAGACCCCCCTACACCTGGCTGCAGAGCGAGGGCATGGCCCTACCGTGGGGCTTCTGCTGA
- the TMEM88B gene encoding transmembrane protein 88B, with product MSEQGRETEEEEGGGGASDTAPMLPRGPLDHQASALTCPGWSGPLLLPGRLLAGLLLHLLLPAAAFLLVLLPAAAVVYLGFLCHSRVHPAPGPRCRALFSDRGSAALIVFGLLSLPPLLVLASAVRARLARRLRPLLPPPAGTPGPRRPPGRPDGDEQLCAWV from the exons ATGAGTGAGCAGGGGAGGGagacggaggaggaggaggggggaggtggTGCTTCCGACACAGCACCCATGCTGCCCCGGGGACCTCTTGACCACCAGGCCTCAGCCCTGACGTGCCCAGGGTGGTCGGGGCCCCTGTTGCTGCCTGGCCGGCTGCTGGCCGGGCTCCTGCTGCACCTCCTGCTGCCCGCTGCAGCCTTCCTGCTGGTGCTACTGCCTGCGGCGGCCGTTGTCTACCTGGGATTCCTGTGCCACTCGAGG GTCCACCCCGCTCCCGGTCCCCGGTGCCGCGCGCTGTTCTCGGATCGCGGCTCCGCGGCGCTCATCGTGTTCGGGCTTCTCTCGCTGCCGCCGCTGCTGGTGCTCGCCTCGGCCGTCCGCGCCCGCCTGGCCCGGCGCCTCCGCCCGCTGCTACCTCCGCCCGCTGGGACGCCCGGACCCCGCCGCCCCCCGGGGCGCCCCGACGGGGACGAGCAACTCTGCGCCTGGGTGTGA